One part of the Trichomycterus rosablanca isolate fTriRos1 chromosome 25, fTriRos1.hap1, whole genome shotgun sequence genome encodes these proteins:
- the kpna4 gene encoding importin subunit alpha-3, with the protein MNDNEKLDNQRLKNFKNKGRDLETMRRQRTEVVVELRKNKRDEHLLKRRNVPHEDICDDSDVDGDFKTQNTSLEAIVQNATSDNQGIQLSAVQAARKLLSSDRNPPIDDLIKSGILPILVHCLDRDDNPSLQFEAAWALTNIASGTSEQTQAVVQSNAVPLFLRLLHSPHQNVCEQAVWALGNIIGDGPQCRDYVISLGVVKPLLSFISPSIPITFLRNVTWVMVNLCRHKDPPPPMETIQEILPALCVLIHHTDVNILVDTVWALSYLTDAGNEQIQMVIDSGIVPHLVPLLSHQEVKVQTAALRAVGNIVTGTDEQTQVVLNCDALSHFPSLLSHPKEKINKEAVWFLSNITAGNQQQVQAVIDANLVPMIIHLLDKGDFGTQKEAAWAISNLTISGRKDQVAYLIQQQVIPPFCNLLTVKDAQVVQVVLDGLSNILKMADDESETIANLIEECSGLEKIEQLQNHENEDIYKLAYEIIDQFFSSDDIDEDTNLVPEAIQGGTYGFNSSANVPAEGFQF; encoded by the exons ATGAACGACAACGAGAAGCTGGACAACCAGAGGCTGAAGAATTTCAAGAACAAAGGTCGCGATTTGGAG ACTATGAGAAGACAGCGCACAGAGGTGGTGGTTGAACTGAGAAAG AATAAAAGAGATGAACACCTCCTGAAGAGAAGAAACGTGCCGCATGAGGACATCTGTGACGACTCTGATGTTGATGGAGATTTCAAAACG cAAAACACCTCATTGGAAGCAATCGTACAG AACGCGACCAGTGATAACCAGGGCATTCAGCTAAGTGCAGTACAGGCTGCCAG GAAACTGCTATCAAGTGATCGCAACCCTCCAATAGATGATTTGATAAAGTCTGGTATTCTACCTATTCTTGTGCACTGCCTGGATAGAGATGATAA TCCGTCGCTGCAATTTGAGGCGGCCTGGGCTTTGACCAACATCGCTTCAGGGACCTCTGAGCAAACTCAAGCGGTGGTGCAGTCAA ATGCCGTTCCACTGTTCCTAAGGCTGCTTCACTCTCCCCACCAGAATGTATGCGAGCAAGCTGTTTGGGCTTTGGGCAATATCATTG gtGATGGTCCACAGTGCAGAGACTACGTAATCAGCCTTGGTGTGGTCAAGCCCCTGCTGTCCTTCATCAGCCCCTCTATTCCCATCACCTTCTTGCGGAATGTCACCTGGGTCATGGTTAACCTGTGCCGCCACAAGGACCCTCCTCCTCCCATGGAGACCATCCAGGAG ATTCTGCCAGCCTTGTGTGTACTGATTCACCACACAGATGtcaat ATCCTTGTGGACACTGTATGGGCGCTGTCCTACCTGACTGATGCTGGAAACGAGCAAATCCAGATGGTCATAGACTCTGGCATCGTTCCTCACCTGGTGCCCCTTCTTAGCCACCAGGAGGTCAAAGTGCAG ACTGCTGCGCTGCGTGCAGTGGGAAACATCGTGACCGGGACGGACGAACAAACACAGGTTGTGCTGAATTGTGACGCTCTGAGTCACTTCCCTTCTCTGCTCTCACACCCCAAGGAGAAAATTAACAAG GAGGCAGTGTggttcttgtccaacatcacaGCCGGGAACCAGCAGCAGGTCCAGGCGGTCATCGATGCCAATCTGGTGCCCATGATCATCCACTTGCTCGACAAG GGAGATTTCGGCACTCAGAAAGAGGCAGCCTGGGCAATCAGCAACCTCACGATCAGTGGCAGGAAAGATCAG gttGCATACCTCATCCAGCAGCAGGTCATTCCTCCTTTCTGCAACCTCCTGACGGTAAaagatgctcaggtggtgcaggtaGTCCTGGATGGACTGAGCAATATTCTGAAGATGGCTGATGATGAGTCAGAAACCATCGCTAACCTGATTGAGGAATGTTCTG GTTTGGAAAAAATTGAACAGCTGCAGAATCATGAGAATGAAGACATCTACAAACTGGCTTATGAAATCATTGATCAGTTCTTCTCGTCTGATGAT